In the Leptospiraceae bacterium genome, one interval contains:
- the fliD gene encoding flagellar filament capping protein FliD translates to MPAFTMPGLSSGQNTNEIIKKLVELEARPIKRLEKENNFNKAQVKVYGELKTLVTNLQSKTKQLVSFTAPFAAKKIVSNEEGYISGEATRSAKPGKRNIEILELATKNQVAGNKVNPEIKLSAGKFSILSKSLRADIDFPGGTLNSLVDSIKNNAHGIAVASITKVDSENSVVSLSALQYGEEAKLIFQDPNEILKSAGLVGENTPEPEPKKTSFSIKQDLPIAFQSEKFSNNDKEGFKATTTTDSFSLKTKTAYTFQIEKQKVEKNSYIEGSVNLINSKPNDIQIGFYYLLGEEEKIYFESPEIKEDKIKLAIPSSIKNRDIIKVIFSNYSSEDIVFQKISIVTPPEIKGAVPATIITEAKDAKLKLDGIEITRDKNEEIKDILEGVSLSIHKKTEKPIIVDIDVDAEKGINMLKEFVAAHNDLVKYSRDVTAVNRDGKISDSKQSNDRDPNFDISSGFWDNKNKSGILSGDNAVLRMLSGMRTITSASYPSSFESGYRVLSDIGLSTGAVGSSWKQIQEGLLQVDEETLKRALSDNPEAVRELFASDNNGDSRMDNGLGVQLLEHLKPYTQYTSGLLSTKIKLAEDLIAENNKKIKNYDSHLNGFEQKLKAKFMYMEQGMGKNKAIGAYLNNNLKMNKE, encoded by the coding sequence ATGCCTGCTTTTACTATGCCGGGATTAAGTTCCGGACAAAATACAAACGAAATTATCAAAAAACTTGTAGAGCTTGAAGCAAGACCTATCAAACGCCTTGAAAAAGAAAACAACTTTAACAAAGCCCAAGTCAAGGTTTATGGTGAATTAAAAACTCTTGTAACGAATCTGCAGTCAAAAACAAAACAACTCGTATCTTTTACCGCACCCTTTGCAGCAAAAAAAATTGTATCTAACGAAGAAGGCTATATTTCCGGGGAAGCAACAAGAAGTGCAAAACCCGGCAAGCGCAATATCGAAATCTTAGAACTTGCCACTAAAAATCAGGTAGCCGGAAACAAAGTAAACCCTGAGATCAAACTTTCAGCAGGAAAATTTTCTATTCTTTCAAAGTCTTTAAGAGCAGACATTGATTTTCCGGGAGGAACTTTAAACTCTCTCGTTGACTCCATAAAAAACAATGCTCACGGAATCGCTGTAGCTTCAATTACAAAAGTAGATTCAGAAAATTCTGTAGTATCACTTTCGGCACTTCAATATGGGGAAGAAGCAAAACTCATATTTCAAGACCCAAACGAAATCCTAAAATCAGCCGGACTTGTAGGAGAAAATACTCCAGAGCCAGAGCCTAAAAAAACTTCATTCTCGATTAAACAGGATTTGCCAATTGCATTTCAATCTGAGAAATTTTCAAATAATGATAAAGAGGGATTTAAAGCAACCACCACAACTGACTCATTTTCTTTGAAAACAAAAACAGCTTACACTTTTCAAATAGAAAAACAAAAAGTTGAAAAAAATTCATATATCGAAGGCAGTGTGAATTTAATTAATAGTAAACCGAATGATATACAAATAGGATTTTACTATTTATTGGGAGAAGAGGAGAAAATATATTTTGAATCTCCCGAAATCAAAGAAGATAAAATTAAATTAGCAATTCCAAGCTCAATCAAGAATAGAGACATCATAAAAGTAATTTTTTCTAACTATAGTTCGGAAGATATTGTATTTCAAAAAATCAGTATTGTAACACCTCCGGAAATAAAAGGTGCTGTACCCGCAACTATAATCACAGAAGCCAAAGACGCAAAATTAAAGTTAGACGGAATCGAAATCACCAGAGATAAAAATGAAGAGATTAAAGATATTTTAGAAGGTGTTTCTTTAAGCATTCACAAAAAAACCGAGAAACCAATTATTGTTGATATAGATGTAGATGCCGAGAAAGGGATCAATATGTTAAAGGAATTTGTTGCAGCTCATAACGATCTTGTAAAATATTCTCGTGATGTTACGGCAGTCAATCGAGATGGAAAAATTTCAGACTCAAAACAATCTAACGACAGAGACCCGAATTTTGATATATCTTCCGGATTCTGGGATAACAAAAATAAATCAGGAATATTATCGGGAGATAATGCAGTGCTTAGGATGCTATCTGGAATGAGAACTATTACCAGTGCATCTTACCCTTCTTCTTTTGAATCCGGTTATCGAGTTCTGTCTGATATAGGGTTGTCCACTGGGGCTGTAGGTTCAAGCTGGAAACAAATACAGGAAGGGCTTCTACAAGTTGACGAAGAAACTTTAAAGCGTGCTTTATCCGACAACCCAGAAGCAGTTAGAGAATTATTTGCATCAGATAACAACGGAGATAGCAGGATGGATAATGGTCTCGGTGTTCAACTTCTCGAACACTTAAAACCATACACACAATACACATCTGGATTACTATCAACAAAAATAAAATTAGCCGAAGACTTAATAGCAGAAAATAATAAGAAAATTAAAAACTATGATTCTCATTTGAATGGCTTTGAACAAAAACTAAAAGCAAAGTTTATGTACATGGAGCAAGGCATGGGAAAAAACAAAGCTATAGGTGCTTACCTAAATAATAATTTAAAAATGAATAAGGAATAA
- a CDS encoding ABC transporter ATP-binding protein: MGIIASNISKSFGDPPVHVLKNISFTIQGGEFVSLTGKSGSGKSTLLYIISSLDFATSGEVEFSGVKISSLNSRDLHEYRNLHIGFVFQFHYLLSELTAIENILMPARKTNSLKMRKSYAEHLLETFGLKDKIHRFPGQLSGGEQQRVAIARALVMEPKYIFADEPTGNLDSINGKIVMDIFKDINKKGSTVIFVTHDDDFAKTAKRMIHLIDGRVV, translated from the coding sequence CTGGGAATTATCGCATCTAATATTTCTAAATCATTCGGAGACCCTCCTGTTCATGTTTTGAAAAATATCTCTTTTACAATTCAAGGTGGAGAGTTTGTATCTCTTACCGGAAAAAGTGGCTCAGGGAAGAGCACTCTGTTGTATATTATCAGTAGCCTTGACTTTGCGACTTCGGGTGAGGTAGAATTCTCAGGTGTAAAAATTTCTTCACTGAATTCAAGAGATTTACATGAATACAGAAATTTACATATTGGATTTGTTTTTCAATTTCATTATTTGCTTTCAGAATTGACTGCTATCGAAAATATTCTTATGCCCGCAAGAAAAACAAATTCCTTAAAAATGAGAAAAAGTTATGCGGAACACCTTTTAGAAACATTTGGGCTAAAAGATAAAATCCACAGATTTCCAGGTCAATTGTCTGGAGGAGAGCAACAAAGAGTTGCTATTGCACGAGCACTCGTAATGGAGCCAAAATATATTTTTGCAGACGAGCCTACTGGTAACTTAGATTCTATAAACGGTAAAATTGTAATGGATATATTTAAGGATATAAACAAAAAAGGCTCTACAGTTATATTTGTCACTCACGACGATGACTTTGCAAAAACCGCCAAAAGAATGATTCATCTTATTGACGGTAGGGTAGTGTAG
- a CDS encoding DUF1564 family protein: MNPEKFERTQSSLLIPEKFMDEFNARTETISREDYLHDLLERYRNVLLWRTFEKLDCVKTVYQEEGQNLQKKNFRPENADWIELGEFAQWLGISRTALFTLLLLLDIAGWDIIVPAKFYDFGVPPKVSSIAVGVYLSKRKTIRYNRLIRHKMRK, encoded by the coding sequence ATGAACCCGGAAAAATTTGAGCGGACACAATCGAGTTTACTCATTCCAGAAAAATTTATGGATGAGTTTAACGCGAGGACTGAAACTATTTCGAGAGAAGATTACTTGCATGATTTGCTGGAGAGGTATCGCAATGTGTTACTTTGGAGGACTTTTGAAAAGTTGGATTGTGTTAAGACGGTGTATCAGGAAGAAGGGCAAAACTTGCAGAAGAAGAATTTTCGTCCAGAGAACGCAGATTGGATTGAGCTAGGTGAGTTTGCTCAATGGCTCGGTATTTCAAGAACGGCTCTTTTTACTCTTCTTTTGCTGCTTGACATTGCCGGATGGGACATAATTGTCCCTGCCAAGTTCTATGACTTTGGAGTTCCACCCAAGGTCAGTTCTATTGCGGTAGGAGTTTACCTCTCCAAGAGAAAAACTATACGATACAATAGGCTAATACGACATAAGATGCGAAAATAA
- the ppk1 gene encoding polyphosphate kinase 1, producing MDETKIDKDNSELFFDRELSWLDFNCRVLEEAKNPENPILERLKFLCITETNLDEFFMIRVAGLRFHKKAGNDEKSLNGMRISEILLSISKKVSEFVESQYRILTETIMPELKQNGINIIVNPSELNQDEIKFIKKYYKEEVSSILTPLSIDPSHPFPHVLNRTLNLAIVLSSDEDKVTRRDLFAVVQVPSVLPRFLKLPNSESEERFFPLEEIIKLHLSDIFFGMTIKEIHAFRILRDADISFNEETANDLLLSVKNELKNRIWGDAVRLDVHQGAAGLVKSTLEELNFLNETEIHEIPSILNLNDLMYFYGLEKTAHLKFPFFISKNALQLENPEKIFSAIRKSDKLLHHPFDSFQTIEELLKIASEDPKVLAIKMTLYRTSGDSPIIQYLGQAAENGKQVTVLVELKARFDEERNIKWAQKLEDSGVHVVYGVVGLKIHCKMMLIVRRENDKLRRYVHLGTGNYNSTTAKYYTDISLLTMNEEITEDVGLLFNALTSFARMPKLKKLSAAPHNLKKDILDLISEETTNAEKGIESKIFLKMNSLVDPDVMVALYKASIAGVKIDLVIRGVCCIRPGIPGVSENIQVRSIVGRFLEHSRIYIFHNNGKPKIFLASADCMPRNFEKRIEVMFPILDEKMKSKILEIKDYILRDNTKARILLSNGIYKILTPGTEQPFNSQMELTQIA from the coding sequence ATGGATGAAACAAAAATAGATAAAGACAACTCCGAATTATTTTTTGATAGAGAGCTTTCTTGGTTAGATTTTAATTGTAGGGTATTAGAAGAGGCGAAAAACCCGGAAAATCCTATTTTAGAGAGATTAAAATTTCTCTGTATTACAGAAACCAACTTAGATGAATTTTTTATGATACGGGTTGCGGGTCTTCGATTTCACAAAAAAGCAGGGAACGACGAAAAAAGTTTAAACGGAATGAGAATTTCTGAGATTCTTTTAAGTATTTCTAAAAAAGTTTCTGAATTCGTAGAAAGTCAGTATAGAATCTTAACGGAAACTATAATGCCCGAATTAAAACAAAATGGGATAAATATCATAGTCAACCCTTCTGAATTGAATCAGGATGAAATTAAGTTTATAAAGAAATATTACAAAGAAGAAGTATCTTCTATTTTGACACCTTTGTCGATTGATCCGTCTCACCCGTTCCCTCATGTATTGAATAGAACTTTGAATCTTGCGATTGTGCTTAGCTCTGATGAAGACAAAGTTACTCGAAGAGACTTATTTGCAGTAGTGCAAGTTCCATCCGTCTTACCGAGATTTTTAAAGTTACCAAACTCTGAATCTGAAGAAAGATTTTTCCCGTTGGAAGAAATTATTAAACTTCATCTGTCTGATATTTTTTTTGGGATGACTATCAAAGAGATTCACGCTTTCAGAATTTTAAGGGATGCAGATATTTCTTTTAATGAAGAGACAGCCAATGACTTGCTTTTATCTGTAAAGAATGAGTTGAAAAACAGGATTTGGGGAGATGCAGTGAGATTAGATGTTCATCAGGGAGCTGCCGGTCTTGTTAAGTCCACCTTAGAAGAATTGAATTTTTTAAATGAAACTGAGATTCACGAAATTCCTAGTATTTTGAATTTGAACGATTTGATGTATTTTTATGGGTTAGAGAAAACTGCACATTTGAAATTTCCCTTTTTTATTTCCAAGAATGCTTTACAATTAGAAAATCCGGAGAAGATTTTTTCTGCCATCAGAAAAAGTGATAAACTATTGCATCACCCTTTTGATAGTTTTCAAACTATTGAGGAATTGTTAAAAATAGCAAGTGAAGACCCAAAAGTCCTTGCGATTAAAATGACTTTGTATCGTACGAGTGGAGACTCTCCTATTATTCAGTATCTTGGTCAGGCTGCAGAAAATGGAAAGCAGGTGACTGTTCTTGTGGAACTCAAAGCCAGATTCGATGAAGAAAGAAATATCAAATGGGCACAAAAACTTGAAGACTCTGGAGTCCATGTTGTGTATGGAGTAGTAGGTTTAAAAATTCATTGCAAGATGATGTTGATAGTCAGGCGAGAAAATGATAAGCTGAGGCGTTATGTGCATCTTGGAACTGGAAATTATAATTCCACAACAGCAAAATATTATACTGATATAAGTTTATTGACGATGAATGAAGAGATTACCGAAGATGTAGGTCTTTTGTTTAATGCATTAACAAGTTTTGCAAGGATGCCAAAGCTAAAAAAACTTTCTGCAGCCCCGCACAATTTAAAGAAAGATATTCTGGATTTAATTAGTGAAGAGACAACGAATGCAGAAAAAGGAATCGAGTCAAAAATTTTTTTAAAAATGAATTCTTTAGTCGATCCGGATGTAATGGTTGCACTGTATAAGGCAAGCATTGCCGGGGTGAAAATTGATTTAGTCATTAGAGGGGTTTGCTGCATTCGTCCGGGGATTCCTGGCGTTTCTGAAAATATTCAAGTTCGTTCAATTGTTGGAAGATTTTTAGAGCATTCACGAATCTATATATTTCATAACAATGGAAAGCCAAAAATTTTTCTTGCGTCTGCGGATTGTATGCCAAGAAATTTTGAGAAGAGAATAGAAGTAATGTTTCCAATTCTTGACGAAAAGATGAAGTCCAAAATTTTAGAAATAAAAGACTATATATTAAGGGATAATACAAAGGCACGAATCCTTCTTTCAAATGGTATATATAAAATTTTAACTCCGGGGACAGAGCAGCCATTCAATTCTCAGATGGAGCTAACACAAATCGCATGA
- a CDS encoding response regulator transcription factor, translating to MPKKILIIDDNDRYAINLETHFKTYPNIKTVRAKTAKEGFDKFQKDDYHTIISDITMETQISGFTGIRKIFKAGYKGNLILATTAFDVKGTMSIGKYFLPLYANIGWMIPKVPLKKGEVIFVPTTLKKNVKYESLLLDE from the coding sequence TTGCCAAAAAAAATTCTAATAATAGATGATAATGATCGGTATGCGATAAATTTAGAAACGCACTTCAAGACATACCCAAATATAAAAACTGTAAGAGCCAAAACTGCAAAAGAAGGGTTTGATAAATTCCAGAAAGACGACTACCACACAATCATTAGTGATATTACGATGGAGACACAAATTTCAGGTTTTACAGGAATACGAAAAATTTTCAAAGCTGGTTACAAGGGAAATTTAATTCTTGCTACAACTGCTTTTGATGTGAAAGGAACTATGTCTATTGGAAAATATTTTTTGCCTTTGTATGCCAACATAGGCTGGATGATTCCAAAAGTCCCATTAAAAAAGGGAGAAGTGATTTTTGTTCCAACGACTTTAAAAAAAAATGTAAAATATGAATCTCTTCTTTTAGATGAATAA
- a CDS encoding ABC transporter permease, with translation MFFLAIRQLVFRKRQTMLTTLGIILGTAAYVAISGIMLGFQNFIIEQLLNNDSHIRISSKEKPIFAHSLDSDFFEKNEIVKWLSPPSGRKDNAKIEYPQGWFDRLNTDSNVAAYSPQLIIQAIIRRGKVAQGINMIGADVSLQEKVTNIREYMAEGKFSDIGNSGNKIVAGSSLLTKIGARVSETVFITSGKGHPIPFKIAGSFRLGIKNIDEGVIFSALGDVQKVNQTPSQISTIAVKLKNVSLAGKIADNWASTGQDKVQSWDQANANFMSIFRTQDILRNSMTVSITIVACFGIYNILNMLVNQKKREIAILRSIGYESKDIQKLFLIQGIVLGLFGGIFGLFIGYLACRYYGTIKSADGMLSGKGGYMLVSYDIAIYIKAFMLAFFSSAIASFLPARAAGKFTPIDIIRSEG, from the coding sequence ATGTTTTTTTTGGCGATCAGACAACTTGTCTTTAGAAAAAGGCAAACAATGCTTACCACTCTCGGGATTATTCTTGGCACTGCGGCTTATGTTGCAATTTCTGGAATTATGCTTGGGTTTCAAAATTTTATCATAGAGCAATTATTAAACAACGATTCTCATATAAGAATTTCTTCCAAAGAAAAACCTATTTTTGCTCACAGTTTAGATTCTGATTTTTTTGAAAAAAATGAAATTGTAAAATGGTTGTCTCCTCCTTCTGGAAGAAAAGACAATGCTAAAATAGAATACCCTCAAGGGTGGTTCGATAGATTGAATACGGACTCCAATGTTGCAGCGTATTCTCCCCAACTTATTATTCAGGCGATTATCAGAAGAGGAAAAGTCGCACAAGGAATAAACATGATAGGTGCAGATGTTTCTCTTCAAGAAAAAGTAACGAACATCAGAGAATACATGGCCGAAGGAAAATTTTCAGATATAGGGAACAGTGGAAACAAAATTGTAGCAGGATCATCACTCCTAACAAAAATAGGCGCTCGTGTTTCGGAAACAGTTTTTATAACTTCAGGGAAGGGGCATCCCATTCCCTTTAAAATAGCAGGTTCTTTTCGTCTTGGAATCAAAAATATAGATGAAGGGGTAATTTTTAGTGCACTTGGCGATGTCCAAAAGGTCAACCAAACTCCAAGTCAGATTAGCACGATTGCAGTAAAACTCAAAAATGTTTCCCTTGCAGGAAAAATAGCCGACAATTGGGCATCCACAGGTCAGGACAAGGTGCAAAGCTGGGATCAAGCCAATGCAAATTTTATGAGTATTTTTAGAACTCAGGACATTTTGAGAAACTCTATGACAGTCTCGATAACTATTGTAGCTTGTTTTGGAATTTACAATATTTTAAACATGCTGGTAAATCAAAAGAAAAGAGAAATTGCAATCCTTCGCTCGATAGGATATGAGTCAAAAGATATACAAAAACTATTTTTGATTCAAGGGATTGTGCTCGGACTTTTTGGAGGAATATTTGGGCTTTTTATAGGTTATCTGGCTTGCAGATATTACGGAACAATTAAGTCGGCAGATGGTATGCTTTCAGGGAAAGGTGGGTATATGCTTGTTTCTTATGATATTGCAATTTATATTAAAGCATTCATGTTGGCATTTTTTTCGAGCGCAATCGCCAGTTTTCTACCTGCGAGAGCTGCAGGAAAATTTACACCTATTGATATTATACGTTCGGAAGGTTAA
- a CDS encoding cytochrome-c peroxidase, producing the protein MKIQAKTLNIINLIIFLCFLFFVFQACKDRPKNLTSENCPSHSIQVTEVTLKSECPTSFLKKADGNCYYNFPYKNSNDSYSGLRKQIPIKKDGLSPKKIDLGRILFFDPILSGDNSISCAHCHHPAFGLSDGRDLSMGTGGCGLGPNRAGGKIISRSSPSIWNVAFYDLLFWDGRAATLEDQALGPLFSPIEMNANKDDLKKKINSNPVYEKLFREVYGKEYQGKITVQHIAGALADFERTLISMNSKYDKFVWGEKKAINEEELKGFNIYRSFLTRCSECHPPPLFTTNETAIIGAPDHKNLQFDKGRENLTGQSALKGDFKIPGLRNIALTSPYMHSGAILTLDEIVNFYNKGGGRESHSYGELDINWHVREIGLREDEKKALVLFLHTLTDETNLPSIPDKVPSGLPVPKGTNNITSNQIQKRNSK; encoded by the coding sequence TTGAAAATACAAGCTAAGACTTTAAACATTATAAACCTGATTATTTTTCTGTGCTTTTTATTTTTTGTGTTTCAGGCTTGCAAAGACAGACCCAAAAACTTAACTTCAGAAAACTGCCCATCCCATTCTATTCAAGTCACTGAGGTTACATTAAAGTCTGAATGCCCTACAAGTTTTTTGAAGAAGGCAGACGGAAACTGCTATTACAACTTCCCTTACAAAAATTCCAATGATTCATATAGCGGTCTTCGCAAACAAATTCCAATAAAAAAAGACGGTCTTTCACCAAAAAAAATTGATCTCGGCAGGATTTTATTTTTTGATCCGATCCTTTCCGGAGACAATTCTATCTCCTGTGCTCATTGCCACCACCCTGCGTTTGGTTTAAGCGATGGGAGAGATTTGTCTATGGGGACAGGGGGGTGCGGTCTTGGTCCAAATAGAGCCGGCGGAAAAATTATTTCGCGATCCTCTCCAAGTATTTGGAATGTGGCTTTCTATGATTTACTCTTTTGGGATGGGCGTGCAGCAACTTTGGAGGATCAGGCTCTAGGTCCTCTATTTTCCCCGATAGAGATGAATGCAAATAAAGACGACCTTAAAAAAAAGATCAACTCTAATCCTGTCTATGAAAAATTATTTCGTGAAGTTTATGGAAAAGAATATCAAGGAAAAATCACAGTCCAACACATTGCAGGTGCGCTTGCTGATTTTGAGAGAACTCTAATTTCTATGAATAGCAAATACGATAAGTTTGTCTGGGGAGAGAAAAAAGCAATTAATGAAGAAGAGTTAAAAGGGTTTAATATATACAGGTCGTTTCTGACAAGGTGCTCTGAGTGCCACCCTCCTCCACTTTTTACGACAAACGAAACTGCTATCATCGGTGCCCCGGATCATAAAAATTTACAATTCGACAAAGGAAGAGAAAATCTCACAGGCCAATCGGCTTTAAAAGGAGATTTTAAAATCCCTGGTCTTCGTAATATTGCATTGACTTCTCCTTACATGCATTCGGGAGCGATTTTAACTTTAGATGAGATAGTGAATTTTTATAATAAAGGAGGAGGCAGGGAATCTCATAGTTACGGTGAACTGGACATAAATTGGCATGTACGAGAAATCGGACTTAGAGAAGATGAAAAAAAGGCATTAGTTTTATTTCTGCACACTTTGACAGACGAAACAAATCTTCCATCTATTCCTGACAAAGTTCCGTCAGGGTTACCTGTCCCCAAAGGCACAAATAATATAACATCAAATCAAATCCAAAAAAGGAATTCAAAATGA
- a CDS encoding right-handed parallel beta-helix repeat-containing protein has protein sequence MKTIQNTFTLIAALFISISIFSKEIEVKEGSSIQKAVEEASPGDTVKVYPGIYHEFVYVDKPNIRLIGVIQDGKWPRLEGRNKLNDGIIASGSGFYVEGFHISNYRANGVMTQAANDVVIRKLMIDHTGIYGIYPTLGTNILIEDTVSWGIADAAIYVGMCKNTDVRRNEVFDNVSGIEIENSSNILVEENTVYNNTAGILVFTLPGLPTKSSVNIIVRNNIIFENNHKNFAAKGAIVGNVPPGIGLMILSSDKVTLEKNIIRRNSLAGIVVADKSALPPSKKPDPDADPAPDDLKILDNLFYENGTRNWSNTFTWLHFIFKIIFEGGTPPSIDDGSGKGGGIFPEGKDIIAVGGGENNCVLQKNSMTSQGISKWTICGESSTQKMATTIGQRIPIEAVKNIGAQVYAAICSGCHAMGVTRIGPPVTEIQLKYANNPTAIVKFATEPMKVRQGFPDMPSQKYLGVEKLSEVAKYMLQLK, from the coding sequence ATGAAAACAATACAAAACACATTTACCCTGATAGCTGCACTGTTTATTTCTATTTCAATTTTCTCGAAAGAGATAGAGGTGAAAGAAGGCAGTTCTATCCAAAAAGCAGTTGAAGAGGCATCCCCCGGAGATACTGTGAAAGTTTATCCTGGTATTTACCACGAATTCGTGTATGTCGATAAACCAAATATCCGATTGATTGGGGTGATTCAAGATGGGAAATGGCCAAGGTTAGAAGGAAGAAATAAATTAAACGATGGGATCATAGCTTCCGGTTCTGGTTTTTATGTAGAAGGATTTCACATTTCCAATTATCGTGCAAATGGTGTAATGACCCAAGCCGCAAACGATGTAGTAATCCGTAAATTGATGATTGACCATACCGGAATCTATGGAATTTACCCTACGCTTGGAACAAATATTTTAATCGAAGATACCGTAAGTTGGGGAATTGCAGACGCTGCAATCTATGTCGGCATGTGTAAAAATACGGACGTTAGGCGGAATGAAGTTTTTGATAATGTCTCAGGAATCGAAATCGAAAATTCTTCAAATATTTTAGTCGAAGAAAACACTGTCTATAACAACACAGCAGGAATTTTAGTGTTTACTCTTCCCGGTTTGCCTACGAAAAGCAGCGTAAATATTATTGTAAGAAATAACATAATATTTGAAAATAACCACAAAAATTTTGCTGCAAAAGGTGCTATTGTAGGAAATGTTCCTCCAGGCATTGGTCTTATGATTTTATCTTCAGACAAGGTAACTCTTGAGAAAAATATAATCCGTAGAAATAGCCTTGCAGGGATTGTTGTGGCTGATAAATCGGCTCTTCCTCCTTCTAAAAAACCGGATCCAGATGCAGACCCTGCTCCTGATGATTTGAAGATTTTGGATAATCTATTTTACGAGAATGGTACGAGAAATTGGAGCAACACATTTACATGGCTTCATTTTATATTCAAAATAATTTTTGAAGGAGGCACTCCGCCAAGTATAGACGATGGAAGTGGAAAGGGAGGCGGAATTTTTCCTGAAGGTAAGGATATCATTGCAGTAGGAGGGGGGGAAAATAATTGTGTTTTACAGAAAAATTCTATGACCTCGCAAGGTATTTCAAAATGGACAATTTGCGGAGAATCCTCTACTCAAAAAATGGCGACTACAATTGGTCAAAGAATTCCAATTGAGGCAGTAAAAAATATCGGGGCACAAGTCTATGCTGCAATTTGTTCCGGTTGTCATGCTATGGGAGTTACTCGAATCGGACCCCCTGTTACAGAGATTCAGTTAAAATATGCAAATAACCCTACAGCAATCGTGAAATTTGCTACCGAGCCAATGAAAGTCAGACAAGGTTTTCCCGACATGCCTTCTCAAAAATATTTGGGAGTAGAAAAACTTTCAGAAGTAGCAAAGTATATGCTGCAATTAAAATAA